In Naumovozyma castellii chromosome 1, complete genome, one DNA window encodes the following:
- the IOC4 gene encoding Ioc4p (ancestral locus Anc_2.609): protein MMSEPSVDYIYQPTDIVLAKVKGFSAWPAMIVPDELIPDHILKTRTHSTTGEVEPAEVAKELDTTNEDDTFDENIDPEKYIIYSKMLKFKKNEKLRHQYCVKFFCDDSYIWVKPTDIQLLSKEACQEWLDSSKRKNKKLIPAYEMASRGIEGIDIWEFIEYGSYGKDDDEEEYIEEDESIQPRKRTRGAVKKEPTRSSMRQRGKRKLEEEESEGDEKPTRLRNTRSKGKSTIKKEPVQRRTRRSAPVKEEEEEEEEDVEDEFSEEEHPVKRTNTKSKGPKRTTAKGKSKTKTKAKPKPQIIKYEYEDDEDWSLVGLGPQDLTIHLAVNPLVNRLTQKKNVERHLDQKLNILDKIAGINKLLTTLILPENPDSKITIGKDDYDLLLDEMDQALSMKGAKREFLIIFQSSTELLLNMRILLNIRRDELLKWKLWDQFQAFFELVFQHELIEDEQGWTFEQVSDDGDKDNSTNKIPTGSIDVDKKEPEIEMASVDEVK from the coding sequence ATGATGAGTGAGCCATCGGTTGACTATATATATCAGCCAACAGATATTGTCCTTGCCAAAGTCAAAGGATTTTCAGCATGGCCTGCAATGATTGTTCCAGATGAATTAATACCAGATCATATTCTTAAAACGAGAACACATAGTACTACAGGTGAGGTTGAACCTGCAGAGGTTGCAAAGGAACTGGATACTaccaatgaagatgatacgtttgatgaaaatattgatccagagaaatatatcatttattcgaagatgttgaaatttaagaagaatgaaaaattaaggCATCAATATTGCGTGAAATTTTTCTGTGACGATTCATATATTTGGGTAAAACCAACAGATATACAATTGTTGAGTAAGGAAGCATGCCAGGAATGGCTTGATAGCtcgaaaagaaaaaataagaagTTGATACCTGCTTATGAAATGGCAAGTCGTGGAATTGAAGGTATCGATATTTGggaatttattgaatatgGGTCCTATGGgaaagatgatgatgaagaagagtacatagaagaagatgaaagtaTTCAACCGAGGAAAAGGACCAGAGGGGCCGTCAAGAAAGAGCCAACTAGATCATCAATGAGACAACGAGGGAAAAGGAaacttgaagaagaggaaagtGAGGGCGACGAAAAACCAACTCGTCTACGGAATACAAGATCGAAGGGCAAGTCCACCATTAAAAAGGAGCCCGTTCAAAGGAGAACGAGACGATCAGCACCAGTgaaagaagaggaggaggaggaggaggaggatgTTGAGGATGAATTCTCTGAGGAAGAGCATCCAGTCAAACGAACGAACACCAAATCTAAAGGACCGAAAAGAACTACTGCAAAGGGTAAGAGTAAAACTAAAACGAAAGCCAAACCAAAGCCTCAAATCATAAAATATGAGTACgaagacgatgaagatTGGTCCCTAGTTGGATTAGGTCCACAAGATCTTACTATTCATCTTGCGGTTAATCCTCTGGTAAATCGTTTAActcagaagaaaaatgttgAAAGACACTTAGACCAAAAACTGAACATATTAGATAAGATTGCAGGTATAAACAAGCTGCTTACTACCTTAATTCTTCCAGAAAATCCAGACTCCAAGATTACCATTGGTAAAGATGATTATGATCTTTTATTGGATGAAATGGACCAGGCACTTTCCATGAAGGGTGCAAAGCGTGAATTCcttataatttttcaatcaagTACAGAACTTTTATTGAATATGAGAATTTTGTTGAATATAAGACGcgatgaattattgaaatggaaattatGGGACCAATTTCAGGCTTTCTTTGAATTAGTCTTCCAACATGAACTTATCGAAGATGAGCAAGGATGGACTTTTGAACAGGTTTCGGATGATGGAGATAAAGATAACAGTACTAATAAGATACCCACTGGATCAATTGACGTAGATAAAAAAGAGccagaaattgaaatggCATCCGTCGATGAGGTTAAATAA
- the MCM1 gene encoding transcription factor MCM1 (ancestral locus Anc_2.608): MSDTESGVQDQIIINNQEAESSSTSTADPKERRKIEIKFIENKTRRHVTFSKRKHGIMKKAFELSVLTGTQVLLLVVSETGLVYTFSTPKFEPIVTQQEGRNLIQACLNAPDDEDEEEEDEDGEGDDNNVQTNINDENDEINNNNNNNNNNTNSNMTSHNNIHNNINGVPNNAENLVPVTTDIHQENNMNLNGINSMNALNSMNQAIANVGVHSSILNNNNNNNSPLNQSEIKTEMKPTVTLENNQVISSAGTFPNQYQHPQQHPQQQHGQQQQQQQQNALVQQFQNAQNFTNVGSPYLNSEQSAVYQQYFQESQQNQF; this comes from the coding sequence ATGTCCGATACAGAATCCGGAGTGCAagatcaaattattataaataaCCAGGAAGCGGAGTCAAGTTCTACGTCAACTGCTGATCCAAAGGAGAGAAGGAAGATCgaaattaaattcattgaaaataaaacaagACGACATGTCACGTTCTCGAAGAGAAAACATGgtataatgaagaaagCATTTGAATTGTCAGTGCTTACAGGAACAcaagtattattattggtagTTTCTGAGACTGGATTGGTGTACACTTTTAGCACTCCCAAATTTGAACCAATTGTTACTCAGCAGGAAGGTAGGAATTTAATTCAAGCTTGTTTAAATGCAccagatgatgaagatgaggaggaggaggatgAAGACGGGGAAGGCGACGACAACAATGTTCAAACaaatattaatgatgaaaatgatgaaattaataataataacaataataataataataatactaatagTAATATGACGAGTCACAACAATATCCATAACAATATAAATGGTGTGCCGAATAACGCAGAAAATCTCGTCCCAGTGACGACTGATATTCATCaggaaaataatatgaacCTAAATGGcataaattcaatgaacGCACTTAATAGTATGAATCAAGCAATTGCGAATGTTGGAGTTCATTCCAGTATCcttaacaataataataataataattctcCACTAAATCAATCTGAAATAAAAACTGAAATGAAACCTACAGTCACTCTTGAAAATAATCAAGTGATATCATCTGCAGGTacatttccaaatcaatatcaacaCCCTCAACAACACCCTCAACAACAGCATGGccagcaacagcaacaacaacagcagaATGCTCTGGTACAACAATTCCAAAATGCTCAGAATTTTACGAATGTTGGATCTCCGTACTTGAATTCTGAACAGTCAGCAGTCTACCAACAATATTTCCAAGAGTCTCAACAGAATCAGTTCTAA
- the ANB1 gene encoding translation elongation factor eIF-5A (ancestral locus Anc_1.478): MADEEHVFETADAGSSATYPMQCSALRKSGFVVIKGRPCKIVDMSTSKTGKHGHAKVHLVALDIFTGKKLEDLSPSTHNMECPFVKRTEYQLLDIDDGYLSLMTADGETKDDIKAAEGELGDTMQTAFDEGKDLMVTVISAMGEEAAISFKEAPRAD, from the coding sequence atggCTGACGAAGAACACGTTTTCGAAACCGCTGATGCTGGTTCCTCCGCTACTTACCCAATGCAATGTTCCGCTTTGAGAAAGAGTGGTTTCGTTGTTATCAAGGGTAGACCATGTAAGATTGTCGATATGTCTACTTCTAAGACTGGTAAGCACGGTCACGCTAAAGTCCATTTAGTTGCCTTGGATATTTTCACCGGtaagaaattggaagatttatcTCCATCTACTCATAACATGGAATGTCCATTCGTTAAGAGAACTGAATATCAATTGTTGGATATCGATGATGGTTACTTATCTTTGATGACCGCTGACGGTGAAACTAAGGATGACATCAAGGCTGCCGAAGGTGAATTAGGTGACACTATGCAAACTGCTTTCGATGAAGGTAAAGATTTGATGGTTACTGTTATCTCCGCCATGGGTGAAGAAGCTGCCATCTCTTTCAAGGAAGCTCCAAGAGCTGATTAA
- the CYC1 gene encoding cytochrome c isoform 1 (ancestral locus Anc_1.482) — protein MGEYKPGNEKKGATLFKTRCLQCHTVEEGGPHKVGPNLHGIFGRNSGQAPGYSYTDANIKKNVKWDEQKMSDYLTNPKKYIPGTKMAFGGLKKEKDRNDLIAYMKKACE, from the coding sequence atggGTGAATATAAACCAGGTAACGAAAAGAAAGGTGCTACCTTATTCAAGACTAGATGTCTACAATGTCACActgttgaagaaggtggTCCACATAAAGTTGGTCCAAATTTGCACGGCATCTTTGGTCGTAATTCTGGGCAAGCTCCAGGTTATTCTTACACTGATGCTAATATTAAGAAGAATGTTAAATGGGATGAGCAAAAGATGTCTGATTATTTGACCAAtccaaagaaatatatacCAGGTACCAAGATGGCATTCGGTGGgttgaagaaggagaaggatagaaatgatttgattgCTTACATGAAGAAAGCCTGTGAGTAA